In Methanobacterium paludis, the following proteins share a genomic window:
- a CDS encoding coenzyme F420-0:L-glutamate ligase, with translation MDVKLIGLRKIPLIKENDDIARIILDSMDLEGIEILDGDIFVIAETAVSKSEGTIIDLNSITPSKLAFELSKKTGKKPEIVEAIIQESNEIIKVGPDFIISETKHGFVCANAGIDESNVDGGLATPMPVDPDKSASDIRIKLENAAGSEIAIIISDTQGRAFREGAVGTAIGISGMEALWDRRGENDLYGRELETTSIAVADELASAASIIMGQANEGIPVVIIRGIEYFKKLKTDSSTAKSLLRPKKYDVFR, from the coding sequence ATGGACGTAAAACTCATTGGGCTCAGAAAAATACCATTAATAAAAGAAAATGACGATATTGCAAGGATCATATTAGATTCCATGGATTTAGAGGGTATAGAAATCCTTGACGGAGATATCTTCGTTATAGCAGAGACTGCAGTATCAAAATCAGAGGGAACTATAATCGATCTTAACAGTATAACACCAAGTAAACTGGCATTTGAACTTTCCAAGAAAACTGGAAAAAAACCTGAGATTGTTGAAGCCATAATCCAGGAATCAAATGAAATAATAAAAGTTGGGCCGGATTTTATAATATCTGAAACAAAACACGGTTTTGTATGTGCTAATGCGGGCATAGATGAGTCTAATGTGGACGGTGGACTTGCAACACCAATGCCAGTTGATCCGGACAAAAGTGCCTCAGATATAAGGATAAAACTAGAAAATGCTGCAGGATCAGAGATTGCAATTATAATATCAGATACACAGGGAAGGGCTTTTAGAGAAGGTGCAGTAGGAACTGCTATTGGAATATCCGGTATGGAAGCACTGTGGGACAGACGTGGAGAAAATGATCTTTATGGAAGGGAGCTTGAAACCACCAGTATAGCCGTAGCAGATGAATTAGCTTCAGCAGCATCCATTATAATGGGACAGGCCAATGAAGGAATACCTGTAGTTATAATTAGAGGCATAGAATACTTTAAAAAATTAAAAACTGATTCTTCAACTGCTAAATCATTGTTAAGACCTAAAAAATACGATGTTTTTAGATGA